Proteins co-encoded in one Coxiella burnetii genomic window:
- a CDS encoding membrane-associated protein yields MAYEIENHIFLGLLNQNQKIDAFICLRIMNNLATAAPGGYDSNLSQNLNLYRQQNALTIEYIKAKNYLLNLGPGVDRFKLNRGGIPVFQYSTVYFHHLSFARKIPWFLLQRALKFMTIERYLKVVSK; encoded by the coding sequence ATGGCATATGAAATCGAAAACCATATTTTTTTAGGCTTGCTAAACCAAAACCAAAAAATAGATGCTTTTATTTGTTTGAGAATTATGAACAATTTAGCTACCGCCGCCCCCGGTGGTTATGATAGTAATTTATCGCAAAACCTTAACTTATACAGACAACAAAACGCGCTGACTATAGAATACATCAAGGCAAAGAATTATCTTTTGAACTTAGGCCCAGGTGTAGACCGTTTTAAATTAAATCGAGGCGGAATTCCTGTTTTTCAGTACAGCACTGTTTATTTTCATCATCTTTCGTTCGCTCGAAAAATTCCTTGGTTTCTATTACAACGAGCACTAAAATTTATGACTATTGAAAGGTATTTGAAGGTTGTTTCCAAATGA
- a CDS encoding CBU_0183 family Dot/Icm T4SS effector: MKALSREMYGFLRDREQEKYLRGVETVKENREELAAIRERLMKVGGERIFSFFEQELYQECLSLVKELEECCGQLIEAIPELEHEHKFEC, from the coding sequence ATGAAAGCTCTTTCCAGAGAAATGTATGGATTTCTCAGAGATAGGGAGCAAGAAAAATATTTAAGAGGGGTGGAAACAGTAAAAGAAAATCGGGAGGAATTAGCAGCGATTCGAGAAAGGTTGATGAAGGTCGGTGGGGAGCGGATATTTAGTTTTTTTGAGCAAGAGCTATATCAGGAATGCTTGTCATTGGTGAAAGAACTTGAAGAATGTTGTGGCCAATTAATAGAAGCGATCCCAGAACTGGAGCATGAACATAAATTTGAGTGTTAA